The region ATCCCGAATGGCAGAAGTTTTATTCATTACAGTTGGCTTGTCAAATTTTAACTAACACTGAAGCTGTATTTGTACAGAATATTGATAACCCGTTTACCAATGCTGAAGTATTGATGATTCTGGAAAAAGCAGCTGGAAAGGGTGATTATATTTTGCCGGAATACCGGAATACTGGCGGGCACCCATTTCTTATATCTTCACATGTTATTCGACAAGTTGCTGAACACCAAAATCCCCAGGAACACCTGAAATTTTTTCTAAAACAGTTTAAAACATTGCGTTTACCCGTTCAAAACCACGAAATTCTTGCAAATATTAATACGCCGGAAGCTTATGAGCAGTGGTTCAAAAAAGCACTTTAAAAAATATTGCTGTGGCAGGTGCGTGAATGAGCGAGTTCAGGAGGAAATACTGTTTTTCGGTAACTTTTTCTCATCTTTGTAAAAAAATTTATAAAATGAATATTGATATTTTAGAGTGGATAGGGTATTTGGCCTCCATCTTAATTGCTATTTCGATGACGATGAGCTCCATCGTCAAATTTCGGGTTATTAATTTACTGGGTGCCGGAACTTTTTCGTTATACGGATTTTTAATCGGAGCCCTGCCGGTAGGTTTCATGAACCTTTTTATTGTGCTTGTAGATGTGTATTTTTTATACATTATTTTTAACAAAAAAGAGGTTTTCGAAACCCTTGAGGTTCGGCCCAATAACAAATATTTATTACGGTACCTTAAGTTCCATGAAAATGAAATTCAACGTTTTTTTCCGGGTTTTAAGTATCAACCTGAGAAAAACACGGTGAGTTTTTTCATTTTACGCGATATGCAGGTAGCCGGGTTATTCCTGGCGCATCGTGAGGACGATCATGTTTTACGCGTAGGACTTGATTATGTGGGACCTAAATACCGCGACTTTAAAAATGGGAGGTATATTTATACCCGTGTGCGGAAGTTTTTTCTTGATGAGGGTTTTACCAAAGTTGTGGCAGATGCCAACAGTGAAAAGTACTTTAAGTATTTGAAAAAACTGGGTTTTGAGGAGCAGGAAGATGGAACCTGTTCAAAAACCCTTGAAAAAACCATATAAAATATGATAACTCGAATTGCAGGCGGTACTCTTGTGACTTCAAAAAGTATGCAAGTCACTGATGTGTGGATTAAAGATGATAAAGTCATGCATGTGGGTGCAGGCGATTTCCATGCAGAAGAAACTATTGATGCATCAGGTTTGTATCTTTTGCCTGGAGGTGTTGATCCGCATGTGCATATGCAGTTACCTACACCAGCGGGTCCGTCATCAGACACTTTCTATACAGGCAGTGTTGCTGCTTTGCATGGCGGAACCACAACCATCATCGATTTTGTAACCCCACAACCGGGGCAATCCCTGGTAGATGCACTGGAAGCGCGCATGCAAGAAGCCGAATCATCATTAATTGATTACTCTTTTCATATAAGCCCAATTGAATGGCGCGATACTACTGCAGAAGAGATAGAAGCTTGTTTTAAACGTGGTATTACGTCTTTTAAAATTTATATGGCTTATAAGCAAGCTGTCGGTTTGGAAGATAATGAGGTTGAAAGGGTACTCCAAACTGTGGGCCGGTTAGGTGGAATGATAACTGTGCATGCCGAGATGGGTGATGAAATTGATGCATTGCGCGATCAATCGGCTGCAGCAGGAAAGCTTGAGCCAGATGCTCACCGGGCAACACGACCAAATCATACCGAGGCTGATGCTGTTAAGAAAGTGATTGATATGGCAGCGGATGCATCATGTCCTTTGTATGTAGTGCATGTTTCCACGCATGAATCAATGGAGCATATACGCAATGCTCAGGCAAAAGGTCAACAGGTAATTGCTGAAACCTGCCCACACTATTTGTTGCTTGACGAATCGAAATATGCGGGAACGTTTGAAGAAACTGTAAAATATGTGCTGAGTCCGCCATTGCGCACTGAAGCTGACCAGAAAGCTTTATGGCATGCGCTGAAAGATGGCGATATCAGTACGATTGGTACCGATCACTGTCCATTTACGCTTGCGCAAAAAAGCGCAGGAAAAGATGATTTTCGTAAAATTCCCAATGGAGCAGGAGGCGTAGAACACAGAATTGCGCTTTTGTATACCTATGGTGTGTTGCCAGAAAAGATTTCTTTTCAAAAAATGGTTGATGTTGCATCCGCGCAACCGGCCAAAATATTTGGTCTTTATCCGAAAAAAGGTGAAATCAAAGCAGGTTCTGATGCTGATTTATTGGTATGGGACCCCAACACAGAAAGTGTAATCAGCTCCAAAAACCATCATCAAAATTCAGATTTGAATATCTATGAAAAATTTACAAGCGTCGGCAATGCAAAATGGGTGATAAGGAGTGGTGAAGTTGTTATTGCTGATGGTGAATTAATAGATAGTGGTGTTACGGGTAAGTTTCTCAAGCGAAAAAATATTCTTATATAATTAAAAAGGCTGTCGGGAAATAACCAGACAGCCTTTTTTGAAGAATTTATGTTCTAAAGAATTAAATGTTATGTTAGGCCATTATTCGCTTACTACCACGTTCTACCAACTGTTTTAGCACTGCTGCAGGGTTTTTAAACTTATTTGTAAACATCATTGCTGCAATGATATATGGTTTAAAACCGGCTTCGTGGTAAGTTTTTATACGGTATTTTTCAAATACATCAGCATTTACTTCGCCTTCTTTGCATGAAACACCGGAAATATCTGCGGGCAGGCAATGCATGTACAATGCATCCTGGTTTTTAGTGCGTTTCATTTTTGCTTCATCGTATTCCCAGTCTTTGTATTTGGCGTTGTTGGCCAGGCAAGATTGCTCAAGCGCGTCCAAACCTTTTTTATCTGCAGCTTTTAATAACTTTGTACGCTCCTCCATGATGTGGTATGGGGCCCAGCTTTTGGGGTATACAATATCGGCGCCTTCCATAGCTTCACTCATATCGTGGCTCACATTAAAGCTGCCACCACTGGCTTTGGCATTTTTTCCGGCCATATCTACAATGTCTGGTATAAGATCGTATCCTTCCGGATAGGCCAGTTCGATGTCCATTCCAAATCTCGACATTAAACCAATGATGCCTTGCGGAACAGATAGCGGTTTTCCATAACTGGGAGAGTAAGCCCAGCTCATGACAATTTTTTTACCTTTTAGGTTCTCAAGTGATCCAAATTCTTTTTTAAGGTGTAGTAAATCTGCCATTGACTGGGTTGGATGGTCCATGTCGCATTGCAGGTTTACTATACCGGGCCGGTTGGGGAGCACGCCCTGAGCAAAACCTTCGTCCAAAGCATCACCAACTTCACGCATATATTTATTGCCTTCACCCAGGTACATATCGTCTCGTATACCTATGAAATCGGAAAGGAATGATATCATGTTGGCTGTTTCTCGTACGGTTTCGCCGTGTGCAATTTGCGATTTTTGTTCGTCAAGATCCTGCACAGCAAGTCCGAGCAGGTTGCTGGCCGATGCATACGAAAACCTTGTGCGTGTGCTGTTGTCGCGGAAGTTGGAGATCGCCAGCCCGGTGTCGAAAACACGGGGAGAAATGTTCTGTTGGCGCATTTCTTTAAGAATATCTGCTACTTCCAGCACTGTTTTTAAATCTTCATCGCTTTTTTCCCAGGTGAGCAGGAAATCTTTTTTAAAAAGTTCAGCCTTGATCTGACTTAACTGATTGATTTTTTCGTTCAGGTTCATTATGTTTTTGTTTTTCTATTCTGCAATTTCGTAAGCAAATGCGGCATAAAAAGCTGTAGCTTTTACAAGGTCATCAACGGGTACTTTTTCATTGGGGGCGTGTGCCATTACTTCGTTTCCGGGACCAAATCCAAGCAATGGAATTCCATACATACCATTAATAGTTACGCCATTGGTTGAGAATGTCCATTTGTCTACTTTGGGTTTTTTGTCAAAAAGTTTTTCAAAGGTACTTACCCCTGTTTGAATTATTTCGGCCTCTTCAGGTATTTTCCATGTGGGGTAGTATTTTTCCATTCCATATTCAAGACCCGTGTAAGATTTTTCTTTGTATTCCAGTACTTCTACTTTGGCGTTCATTCCTTTTAGGAGTTCCTCGATTTCTGCGATTGCAGAGTCTTTGGTTTCTCCCCATGTCAACCGGCGGTCGAGGTGAAATGCGGCATAGTCAGCCACTGCGCATAGTGAGGGGCTTCCCGATACAATTTCGGATATGGTTATGGTTCCTTTACCAAGGAATTCATCATCTTTAAGCCGATCATTGAGTTTCTCAATTTCAGTGGCAACTTTGGCTGCTTTGTAAATAGCATTATCACCGCGTTCCGGAGCCGATCCGTGACAGGAGGTACCATAAAAATGTACTTTCATTTCCATGCGGCCACGATGCCCACGGTAAATATTCAGGTTTGTCGGTTCTGTAGAAATTGCAAGGTCTGGCTTTATGCCTTCTTCTTCTACCAGGTACTTCCAGCAGAGCCCGTCGCAATCTTCTTCTATAACACTGCCAACGAAATATATGGTCCAGTCTTTATCGTACCCCAGTTCTTTGAGTATTTTGCCGGTGGTGACAAATGAAGCACATCCGCCTTCCTGGTCCACAGTACCGCGTCCGTGTACGAAGCCATCCTTAATTTCTCCGCCAAGCGGATCAAAATCCCAGTTTTCAAGCTGCCCCAGATCAACAGTATCCATATGGCCATCAATGGCAAGTATTTTTTTTCCATTGCCCACGCGGCCAATTACATTGCCTAACCCATCAATTCGTACTTCGTCAAATCCTGCTTCTTCCATTTGGCGTTTAAGCTCCTGTTGTACTTCCTTCTCCTGGAGGCTCAACGATTTTATTTTAACAAGTTTGGATAGGTTTTCCGCAGTATAATCACGGTATTTTTCCGCTAGTTCATTAATTTTTGCATATACTTCGCTCATAATTATGTCTGATTTTTTTTGCATTGAGAAAGGTAAATATACCATTTTTTATGTATTTTTGACTATTTGCAGGACAAAAGAGCAGTGTGAATTTAAAAAAATAGAATAAACGAATATTTTTTAACCTTTTCGTAAAATATTTTTCCATGAGTAAGTTTGAGGTGCATCAAGAAACAAATATCTGGAGCTTTTGTCGACAACAAATATTGGATGATAATGCTACAGCATTACTAATTATTTTAGAGACAAAAGGGAGTAGCCCGGGTAAACCGGGTTTTAAAATGGCTGTGAGCGAAAATGGTGAACTGCAAGGCTCAGTTGGTGGAGGTAGTGCCGAATATGCAGCTGTAGAACGTGCGCGAAGAATATTGAAAAAAAACATTGCAAAGCCACAACTCATGCGGCAGGTACATAGTGCCGATGCTGAGGAGAGCTCAGGTATGATTTGCGCCGGTGAGCAAACACTGGCGATTGTCCCTTTAACTAAAGAATCAATTGCTGTTATAGAAAAAATTGAACGCGCACAAGATACAATTTCAAATATTGCCTTGCATCTATCACCTGCGGGTATTGATCTGGTTGAAAAGCAAGAGTGCAATAAAATTATTGTCAGCGATTTATCAAGTGAGGGGCAATGGGATTATACAGAACCTCAGGGGCTCACTGAAACAATATATATTTTCGGAGGAGGTCATGTCAGCGTAGAGCTTAGTAAGGTAATGCGTATGTTAGGTTTTTACATCAAAATTTTTGATAACCGTCCGGAGATATCCACATTACACGCCAATGAATCAGCGCATGAAAAACATGTAATAGATTTTGCCAATGCGGGATCCTATGTGCACGAGGGAGAAGGTAATTACATTGTAATTATGACTGTTGGGCATATGCATGATTTGGAGGTGCTTACTCAAATGGTTGGGAAAAAAGTAACATATTTAGGTATGATGGGAAGCAAAAGCAAAGTATCGACTATTCACCAGTTGCTACATGAAAAAGGGTTTAATGAGCAAGAAATAGGAAGTGTGCATATGCCTATTGGCGAACAGATATACAGTCATACGCCTAAAGAAATTGCAATAAGCATTGCCGCTGAGATTATAAAAATCAAGAATCAACCCGTATAGTTTTTAAAATTAGCAAGAATAAATTACATTTAAACAAATCAGATATAGAGAAAAATCACTATGGACAAAAATGAATTAATGAAGCAAGCCATTAAACGTTCCGTTGAGAGCGTGGCTAAAGGTGGCGGGCCCTTTGGAGCGATTATAGCCAAAGACGGAGAAGTGATTGCAGAAGCCTCAAACAGTGTTACTTTAACCAATGATCCAACAGCTCACGCAGAGATCAATGCCATACGACAGGCAACCCAAAAGCTGGGTACTTTTGATCTCTCGGGTTGCGAGATTTATTCTTCATGTGAGCCATGTCCAATGTGCCTTGGTGCCATATATTGGGCGCGTCTTGATAAGCTCTACTTTGCGGGTACAAAAACAGATGCCATGGAGGCAGGCTTTGACGACTCTTTTATTTATGATGAACTTAAGCTTGACTATGCAGACCGCAAACTCTATACCCGCCAGATGATGCGTGAAAAAGCAAAAGAAGCTTTTGATAAATGGCGTAATTTTGAGGAAAAGATTGATTACTAACCGGTAAGAAAACAATTAAAAGTTTGGTGGCTTTTCAGATACGAAGGAATTTTAATGAAAAAGCAACAAATTTTTAGTTTCGGGTGTTGTTTTTTTCAATTTTATATATAGTTTTGTAATCAAATGAAGCGAATTTTAAACATATGGCATTGGCACAATCTTGACGATCAATCGTGAGGAAGCCGATCTGTATGTAAAAATATACAAGCCCGTCGTGAACCTCACGACGGGCTTTTTTAGTTTATAAAAAAAAATAATGAAATGGAAAAAATACAAAAAAATAAACTTTGGTGGTGGCACATCTGGCAAACGATAATGTCGTGAAGAGTGTGCTATGCATAAATTTTAAAAGGCTCATCAATCACGATGAGCCTTTATTTTTTTTAATACCTAAACGAATCACAAATGAGCAAATTAACTATTCACTCAAAGAAAATCCTGGCCGACACCCTTTCTCCGGTTAGCCTTTATCTTAAATTCAGAGATATTTACCCCAATGCAATTTTACTGGAGAGCAATGACTTTAAGGGCGGGGCAGACAACTACTCATTCCTGTGCCTCGATCCATTGGCAGCTTTTATCCATGACGATAAGCATACGAAGATGTCTTTTCTGGGTGAAGATATATCTGAACGATTTACTGGTCATGTAAATGATAAACTCCAACAATTTCTTGATTATTTTAAAATTGATGGAAGTCCCGAAGCGCTTCGACTCAATGGAATGTTTGGTTACACTGCCTACGATGCGGTAACCAATTTTGAGAAAGTTGATATCCCCCAACGAGACAACAGAACACGAATTCCTGATATTTTTTATCAGCTATACCGGTTCGTAATAGCCATTAATCACCATCAATATTCAGCCACGTTAATGGAGCTCATTCCGGAAGGAGACGCATCACGTTTACAGGAAATTGAAGATCAACTGCTGAACCGCGCTTATGCTTCATATCCCTTCAAAGCTTCAGGGCAGGAACAGTCAAATATGACTGATGAAAACTACAAGGAACTTGTCGGAAAGGCTGTTGAGCATTGTCAGCTGGGCGATACTTTTCAGTTGGTACTTTCACGGAGGTTTAATAAATGTTTCGAAGGTGATGAGTTTAATGTTTATCGTGCATTGCGCTCTATCAATCCATCGCCCTATCTTTTTTATTTCGATTATGGCAATTTCAGACTATTTGGGTCATCGCCCGAAAGTCAGTTGGTTGTGCGTAATGGCAAGGCCACAATTGTGCCCATTGCCGGAACAGTTAAGCGATCGGGAAATGATGAAGAAGACCGGCGACTTGCCAGTGATTTATACAACGATCAAAAGGAGAATGCCGAGCATGTGATGCTTGTTGATTTGGCGCGGAATGATTTGAGTCGGTTTGCAACCGGTATTGCAGTGGATAAATTTAAGGAGATACAATATTTTTCTCATGTACTGCATATGGTCTCTAATGTAAGTGGTAACATTCAAAATGGTGTTTCGCCGCTCGAAATGTTGGGGAAAAGCTATCCGGCCGGAACCCTTACCGGCGCCCCAAAAGTAAAGGCCATGGAGCTGATCAGTCGCTATGAAAATGTAAATCGCAGCTTTTACGGTGGTGCCATTGGACAAATCAGTTTCAATGGAGATGTGAATCATGCCATCATCATTCGATCTGTTCTGGCTAAAGATCATCAGTTATATTATCAGGCAGGGGCAGGCATTGTCGTACAGTCGGAACCTCACAAAGAGCTTGAAGAGGTAGATAATAAAGTCAGGGCCATTCAGAAAGCTATAGAAATGGCTGAAACAATTTAGTAATTAATAAAACTACAATTATGCATACTTTAATCATTGACAACTACGACTCATTTACCTACAATTTGGCTGAATTTATTCGTCAGTGTGGGCTTACAGAATTTGATGTGTTTCGTAACGATGAAATCAGCATTGCCGAATGCGCTAAATATGAGCAAATAATCATTTCACCCGGGCCGGGCGTGCCTGAGGATGCCGGAATTATTAATGAACTTTTGAAAGAGTTAGGTCCAAAGAAAAAAATTCTCGGTATTTGTCTTGGTATGCAAGCCATGGGAGAGGTTTATCAATGTAAACTCACTAATTTGCCAGAGGTTTTTCATGGCCGGGCTACAACCATTGAACGGCTTGATGAAAACGAACGGATTTTTAAGGATTTGCCTCGTAATCTTAAGGTTGGACGCTATCACTCCTGGGGTATTCGCGTGGCTGATATTAGTCAGGAATTTGAATTGTTGAGCCAGGATGAAAATGGCATTGCCATGGCCATCCGACATAAAGAATTCGATATGGTTGGATTACAGTTTCATCCTGAATCAGTGCTCACAGAGCATGGTATTCAGATGATCGCCAATTGGCTGAACGTACCCGAACCACAAATGGAGGTATGCCTGCCGGCAGCTGACAGCGCAGCCTATGATATCAACCGAATTGAACGTTCATTATTTCTATAAAACCAAATGCAATGAAACAAATTTTAAATCATTTATATCAGCATAAAACACTTACAAGGGCCGAGGCAAATGAGATTCTCAAACAAATTGCCAGTGCTGCTTTCAATACCAGTCAAATGGCCGCTTTTTTAGGTGTTTATGCTATGCGGCCCGTAACCCTTGAGGAGCTTTCGGGGTTCAGGGAAGCTATGCTGGAACTGCAAATACCAGTCGATACCAATGGATTTGAAACCATTGATTTGTGTGGAACCGGTGGCGATGGAAAGGATACTTTTAATATCTCCACTATCTCATCTTTTGTGGCAGCCGGGGCTGGGCTGAAGGTAACCAAACATGGAAACTACGCCGTGTCATCCTCTGTTGGCTCATCTAACATTCTGGAGCATTTCGGTTATCGCTTTTCCCAGGACCGCGATAAGTTGCTTCATGAATTAGACAAGGCAGGTATTACATTTTTGCACGCTCCGCTTTTTAATCCGGCTATGAAAAATATTGCGCCGGTTCGCAAAGCCCTGGGCACAAAGACCTTTTTCAATATCCTGGGACCCATGATCAACCCTGCCAACCCTGACCGGCAACTAATTGGCGTTTTTAACACAGAAACCGCACGTTTGTATCACTACATATATCAACAAAGCAAAAAAGACTATACGGTAGTGCATAGCCTCGATGGGTACGACGAGGTTTCGCTTACCGGAACTTTCAAAGCTTTTAATCGCGCAGGAGAACGAAATTTTACACCCAGGGATTTGGGCTTGCCGGTTTTACAGGCTGGTGAAATTGGGAGTGGCGATGGAATTGCCGATTCTGCACAAATATTTTTAAATGTACTCAAAAACGAGGCTACACCAGCTCAAAAGTCGGTTGTAATTGCCAATGCAGCTTTGGCTATTCATACGGCAAAGCCCGATAAACCCATTGAAGAAAGTATTGAGAAGGCAAAAGCAAGTATAGAAAAGGGTGAGGCTTTTAAAGTGTTTGACAAATTAATGGAGATAAACGCATCATGAAGCAGATACTTGATGAAATTGTAGAAAAGAAAAAGTTGGAGATTGCACAGCAGAAGCGTGTTATTCCGGAAAGATATTTTGAGCAATCACGGTTTTTTCAACGGTTTCCGCTCTCTTTTGCAGATCATATAAAGCATGGTAGTGGAGTAGTGGCTGAGCATAAACGAAAATCGCCTTCAAAAGGTACCATTCATACGGTAATGTCCCATCAGGAAGTAATCTCAGGCTATCAGCACGCGGGAGCATCAGCTGTTTCGGTGCTTACCGATGAGTTGTTTTTCGGAGGAAGTTTATTTCACCTGGAATCGGTTCGTGCGCAAATCAATATTCCAATTTTGAGAAAGGATTTCATCATAGACCCATACCAAATTGCTCAATCGAAAGCGGCAGGAGCTGATGCTGTTTTGCTTATTGCGCGAATATTATCGCCACAGCAAATTCAGGAGCTGGCAGCATTGGCTCAGGGACATGGAATGGAGGTCTTGTTGGAGCTGCACGATGAGTCGGAACTCGAAAAAGTCAATGGCTTGATAGATGTCATTGGTGTCAATAACCGGAATTTACAGAATTTTTCTGTCGATTTAGACCAGTCTATTGCACTATGTAAGCAAATTCCTGATTCGTACACCAAAATCGCCGAAAGTGGTATCTCTGCACCTGAAACTGCTGCGAAACTTAAAACAGCGGGTTTTCATGGTTTTTTAATCGGTGAGTTTTTTATGAGCGAAAAGAATCCGCCGGGCAAGTGCCTTTCTTTTATCAATAAATACAATCACCTTAAAAACAGTGAAACATGAAAGTTAAAGTTTGTGGGTTGAATAGCCTGGAGAATATAAAAGCGTTACCTCTGGAAGATATTGATTTCCTGGGTTTTATTTTTTACCCGAAATCGCCGCGCAATGTGACAATTGTTCCCGACAGGTCGTTTATGCAATTAACATCAACACACAGCAGGACAGGAGTATTCGTTAATGCGCCAGTTTCTTTGATTATACGGAATGTTTTTGCCTATGGTTTGAACACTGTGCAGTTGCATGGTAATGAGTCTCCGGATATATGTAAGGAGCTTAAAGAACAGAGCCTGGTGGTTATAAAAGCCTTTAGCGTGAGCCACAAATTTGATTTTCAAACAGTGGAACAATACGAGTCAGTTGTCGATTATTTCTTGTTTGATACACCTACCAAAGCCTATGGAGGTAGTGGCCACCAATTCGATTGGTCGGTGCTCAAAGGTTATAACGGGCATGTTCCATTTTTCCTAAGTGGCGGCATCGGACCGGATGATGCTGCACAAATTAAGGCTTTTTATCATAAAAAATTTGCTGGAATTGATCTTAACAG is a window of Salinivirga cyanobacteriivorans DNA encoding:
- the trpD gene encoding anthranilate phosphoribosyltransferase, which translates into the protein MKQILNHLYQHKTLTRAEANEILKQIASAAFNTSQMAAFLGVYAMRPVTLEELSGFREAMLELQIPVDTNGFETIDLCGTGGDGKDTFNISTISSFVAAGAGLKVTKHGNYAVSSSVGSSNILEHFGYRFSQDRDKLLHELDKAGITFLHAPLFNPAMKNIAPVRKALGTKTFFNILGPMINPANPDRQLIGVFNTETARLYHYIYQQSKKDYTVVHSLDGYDEVSLTGTFKAFNRAGERNFTPRDLGLPVLQAGEIGSGDGIADSAQIFLNVLKNEATPAQKSVVIANAALAIHTAKPDKPIEESIEKAKASIEKGEAFKVFDKLMEINAS
- a CDS encoding nucleoside deaminase, with protein sequence MDKNELMKQAIKRSVESVAKGGGPFGAIIAKDGEVIAEASNSVTLTNDPTAHAEINAIRQATQKLGTFDLSGCEIYSSCEPCPMCLGAIYWARLDKLYFAGTKTDAMEAGFDDSFIYDELKLDYADRKLYTRQMMREKAKEAFDKWRNFEEKIDY
- the ygeW gene encoding knotted carbamoyltransferase YgeW, producing MNLNEKINQLSQIKAELFKKDFLLTWEKSDEDLKTVLEVADILKEMRQQNISPRVFDTGLAISNFRDNSTRTRFSYASASNLLGLAVQDLDEQKSQIAHGETVRETANMISFLSDFIGIRDDMYLGEGNKYMREVGDALDEGFAQGVLPNRPGIVNLQCDMDHPTQSMADLLHLKKEFGSLENLKGKKIVMSWAYSPSYGKPLSVPQGIIGLMSRFGMDIELAYPEGYDLIPDIVDMAGKNAKASGGSFNVSHDMSEAMEGADIVYPKSWAPYHIMEERTKLLKAADKKGLDALEQSCLANNAKYKDWEYDEAKMKRTKNQDALYMHCLPADISGVSCKEGEVNADVFEKYRIKTYHEAGFKPYIIAAMMFTNKFKNPAAVLKQLVERGSKRIMA
- the hydA gene encoding dihydropyrimidinase; this translates as MITRIAGGTLVTSKSMQVTDVWIKDDKVMHVGAGDFHAEETIDASGLYLLPGGVDPHVHMQLPTPAGPSSDTFYTGSVAALHGGTTTIIDFVTPQPGQSLVDALEARMQEAESSLIDYSFHISPIEWRDTTAEEIEACFKRGITSFKIYMAYKQAVGLEDNEVERVLQTVGRLGGMITVHAEMGDEIDALRDQSAAAGKLEPDAHRATRPNHTEADAVKKVIDMAADASCPLYVVHVSTHESMEHIRNAQAKGQQVIAETCPHYLLLDESKYAGTFEETVKYVLSPPLRTEADQKALWHALKDGDISTIGTDHCPFTLAQKSAGKDDFRKIPNGAGGVEHRIALLYTYGVLPEKISFQKMVDVASAQPAKIFGLYPKKGEIKAGSDADLLVWDPNTESVISSKNHHQNSDLNIYEKFTSVGNAKWVIRSGEVVIADGELIDSGVTGKFLKRKNILI
- a CDS encoding XdhC family protein — its product is MSKFEVHQETNIWSFCRQQILDDNATALLIILETKGSSPGKPGFKMAVSENGELQGSVGGGSAEYAAVERARRILKKNIAKPQLMRQVHSADAEESSGMICAGEQTLAIVPLTKESIAVIEKIERAQDTISNIALHLSPAGIDLVEKQECNKIIVSDLSSEGQWDYTEPQGLTETIYIFGGGHVSVELSKVMRMLGFYIKIFDNRPEISTLHANESAHEKHVIDFANAGSYVHEGEGNYIVIMTVGHMHDLEVLTQMVGKKVTYLGMMGSKSKVSTIHQLLHEKGFNEQEIGSVHMPIGEQIYSHTPKEIAISIAAEIIKIKNQPV
- the trpC gene encoding indole-3-glycerol phosphate synthase TrpC — translated: MKQILDEIVEKKKLEIAQQKRVIPERYFEQSRFFQRFPLSFADHIKHGSGVVAEHKRKSPSKGTIHTVMSHQEVISGYQHAGASAVSVLTDELFFGGSLFHLESVRAQINIPILRKDFIIDPYQIAQSKAAGADAVLLIARILSPQQIQELAALAQGHGMEVLLELHDESELEKVNGLIDVIGVNNRNLQNFSVDLDQSIALCKQIPDSYTKIAESGISAPETAAKLKTAGFHGFLIGEFFMSEKNPPGKCLSFINKYNHLKNSET
- a CDS encoding phosphoribosylanthranilate isomerase; amino-acid sequence: MKVKVCGLNSLENIKALPLEDIDFLGFIFYPKSPRNVTIVPDRSFMQLTSTHSRTGVFVNAPVSLIIRNVFAYGLNTVQLHGNESPDICKELKEQSLVVIKAFSVSHKFDFQTVEQYESVVDYFLFDTPTKAYGGSGHQFDWSVLKGYNGHVPFFLSGGIGPDDAAQIKAFYHKKFAGIDLNSRFEVRPGVKDSLQLMKFLKEVKSK
- a CDS encoding anthranilate synthase component I family protein; its protein translation is MSKLTIHSKKILADTLSPVSLYLKFRDIYPNAILLESNDFKGGADNYSFLCLDPLAAFIHDDKHTKMSFLGEDISERFTGHVNDKLQQFLDYFKIDGSPEALRLNGMFGYTAYDAVTNFEKVDIPQRDNRTRIPDIFYQLYRFVIAINHHQYSATLMELIPEGDASRLQEIEDQLLNRAYASYPFKASGQEQSNMTDENYKELVGKAVEHCQLGDTFQLVLSRRFNKCFEGDEFNVYRALRSINPSPYLFYFDYGNFRLFGSSPESQLVVRNGKATIVPIAGTVKRSGNDEEDRRLASDLYNDQKENAEHVMLVDLARNDLSRFATGIAVDKFKEIQYFSHVLHMVSNVSGNIQNGVSPLEMLGKSYPAGTLTGAPKVKAMELISRYENVNRSFYGGAIGQISFNGDVNHAIIIRSVLAKDHQLYYQAGAGIVVQSEPHKELEEVDNKVRAIQKAIEMAETI
- a CDS encoding anthranilate synthase component II, translating into MHTLIIDNYDSFTYNLAEFIRQCGLTEFDVFRNDEISIAECAKYEQIIISPGPGVPEDAGIINELLKELGPKKKILGICLGMQAMGEVYQCKLTNLPEVFHGRATTIERLDENERIFKDLPRNLKVGRYHSWGIRVADISQEFELLSQDENGIAMAIRHKEFDMVGLQFHPESVLTEHGIQMIANWLNVPEPQMEVCLPAADSAAYDINRIERSLFL
- a CDS encoding YgeY family selenium metabolism-linked hydrolase produces the protein MVYLPFSMQKKSDIIMSEVYAKINELAEKYRDYTAENLSKLVKIKSLSLQEKEVQQELKRQMEEAGFDEVRIDGLGNVIGRVGNGKKILAIDGHMDTVDLGQLENWDFDPLGGEIKDGFVHGRGTVDQEGGCASFVTTGKILKELGYDKDWTIYFVGSVIEEDCDGLCWKYLVEEEGIKPDLAISTEPTNLNIYRGHRGRMEMKVHFYGTSCHGSAPERGDNAIYKAAKVATEIEKLNDRLKDDEFLGKGTITISEIVSGSPSLCAVADYAAFHLDRRLTWGETKDSAIAEIEELLKGMNAKVEVLEYKEKSYTGLEYGMEKYYPTWKIPEEAEIIQTGVSTFEKLFDKKPKVDKWTFSTNGVTINGMYGIPLLGFGPGNEVMAHAPNEKVPVDDLVKATAFYAAFAYEIAE
- a CDS encoding nucleotidyltransferase family protein — encoded protein: MSIFVLCCQIEYSFQEIMTKSTQKEKKYPAIIMAAGFSSRMGTQKMFLPFTTHECFLSRLIAVYESYGSKEVVLVVNSQGAEHIQKNFNLAGNIRIIKNPHPEWQKFYSLQLACQILTNTEAVFVQNIDNPFTNAEVLMILEKAAGKGDYILPEYRNTGGHPFLISSHVIRQVAEHQNPQEHLKFFLKQFKTLRLPVQNHEILANINTPEAYEQWFKKAL